A DNA window from Anastrepha ludens isolate Willacy chromosome 6, idAnaLude1.1, whole genome shotgun sequence contains the following coding sequences:
- the LOC128868419 gene encoding uncharacterized protein LOC128868419 isoform X4, with product MPDVAKFSVSKEQHQHQHQHQHQHQHRQYHSVSSNSKSLNMSLLPKFDLALSRKSTTFLLVLFGIGCLGYIQAERDFNFNDSQVPLLEPRDDPAHTHYSYDPYSVEVSSCRSANSEVVLSLVLKNYDWTDLSDNKKDKVLEKLSKFFAIPKEFIVMESVTKRELSEMQNESIRRGHNKCHNNYNRPLGRVSFVLGCGSTYFTMSEPINKQIGAQMKDGSIDNITGEKFGWWVIWRKHYKTRVQRNRRQTEGSGADEVDDDYDYGYDDDDEDVVENVTEVPAVTTHAHRHHHGVGQDDNETSTMTTGQDSSQTASTTPAASSPTTLLTSPTISPVTVSSDTVSPAVSSTDYAEPKMENSPPMIRTRLQKFGVTSGKAFSYSVPQDTFYDTEDLTNLRLDLTDKDGRELKASSWLQFNPETHVLYGLPLDDSVSKWQYRLSATDSGNDSVTETLEISVQQHRGVRTVNHEISITVKMNEKNMHNIDWQLKLMRDVASTLGDENTNWIVVREIRPMPQDPNTATFVYFNETFPTSECPETELNKLVKRLDASRLSDLVYPTLSVKSITGQLIGACQKSHIIKPKPTTHIATNVPPLPRNQVDRVNATVGHLLVFKVPSDTFYDPNDNEHLTLTLKTKDHKELSPRHWLQFDSKNQEFYGIPRSGDAGSEEYLLVAQDAGGLSATDALVVVVNHAPKREFSIYFKAYLAIRHEQFNADLQRKFVERISQLFGDSTTQYVQIRSVTPHLDSDSTIVSFYNTSLYKSHNRCPEEEIEAVRSVYLVKDHMVRDHVKKVLGPELNLTNMQALPLGLCHPQTDDIHRGHVPMKPDQPTLKSSFSEEYMYTIILPAVIIISMIIIALLIACCLHRRRRKSGKMELGDEEERRSFRKKNIPVIFQDELDEKPEIGNKSPIILKDEKPPLLPPSYNTSNMNGDNDVDEYVPPPAVVVGGREARGKSPATPSYRKPPPYVSP from the exons GTTCCGCTGCTTGAACCGCGAGATGACCCTGCTCACACTCATTACAGCTATGACCCATATTCGGTGGAAGTGTCGAGCTGCCGCTCGGCAAACAGTGAAGTTGTGCTCTCTttagtgctgaaaaattacgaTTGGACTGATTTGAGTGACAATAAAAAggataaagtacttgaaaaattATCCAAGTTCTTTGCCATACCGAAG GAATTTATCGTTATGGAATCTGTAACAAAACGTGAACTCAGTGAAATGCAGAATGAATCAATACGAAGAGGTCATAATAAGTGCCATAATAATTATAATCGTCCTTTGGGAAGAGTTAGCTTTGTG CTTGGCTGTGGGTCTACATATTTCACAATGAGTGAAcctataaacaaacaaataggtGCTCAAATGAAAGATGGTTCTATTGATAATATAACTGGTGAAAAGTTCGGCTGGTGGGTTATTTGGCGCAAGCACTACAAAACGAG AGTGCAACGCAATCGGCGCCAAACCGAGGGTTCGGGTGCAGACGAGGTCGATGATGATTATGACTATGGATACGATGATGACGACGAGGACgttgt GGAAAACGTAACGGAAGTACCAGCTGTCACCACACATGCGCATCGTCACCATCATGGCGTGGGACAG GATGATAATGAGACGAGCACGATGACTACTGGGCAAGACTCCAGTCAGACG gcGTCCACTACACCTGCTGCTTCCTCTCCCACCACTTTGCTAACTTCGCCAACAATCTCACCTGTAACAGTAAGCAGTGACACCGTTTCTCCCGCAGTCAGCTCCACCGATTATGCAGAACCTAAAATGGAAAATTCGCCGCCGATGATTCGCACTCGCTTGCAGAAGTTCGGTGTGACATCAGGCAAAGCGTTTTCATATTCAGTGCCACAGGACACCTTCTACGATACAGAGGATTTAACAAATCTACGCTTAGATTTGACGGACAAGGATGGACGAGAATTGAAGGCGTCGTCGTGGCTACAGTTTAATCCCGAAACGCATGTGCTTTATGGACT ACCATTGGACGACTCTGTATCCAAATGGCAATATAGGCTATCCGCAACGGATTCTGGCAACGATTCGGTCACGGAGACACTTGAGATCTCTGTCCAGCAGCATCGCGGTGTGCGCACTGTCAACCACGAGATAAGCATTACTGTGAAGATGAATGAGAAAAATATGCACAACATTGATTGGCAGCTAAAATTAATGCGCG ACGTGGCCTCAACATTGGGCGATGAAAACACTAACTGGATTGTTGTGCGGGAGATTCGTCCAATGCCGCAGGATCCGAATACGGCCACTTTTGTGTATTTTAACGAAACTTTCCCGACCAGCGAGTGCCCAGAAACAGAACTCAATAAGCTGGTGAAGCGCTTAGATGCTAGTCGTCTAAGTGATTTGGTTTATCCCACACTGAGTGTCAAGTCCATAACTGGACAGCTGATTGGTGCTTGCCAAAAGTCTCATATTATTAAGCCGAAACCCACGACTCATATAGCGACAAATGTACCGCCACTGCCCCGAAATCAAGTGGATCGAGTAAATGCTACTGTTGGCCATTTACTTGTTTTCAAAGTTCCGAGCGATACATTCTACGACCCGAACGATAATGAGCATCTGACGTTGACACTGAAAACAAAGGATCACAAGGAACTAAGTCCGCGACATTGGTTGCAGTTCGATTCGAAGAATCAAGAGTTCTATGGCATACCAAGAAGTGGTGATGCTGGTTCAGAGGAATACTTGTTGGTCGCCCAAGATGCTGGTGGGCTAAGCGCAACGGATGCGCTAGTCGTGGTAGTAAACCATGCACCCAAAAGAGAATTCAGCATCTACTTCAAAGCGTACCTGGCCATCCGGCATGAGCAGTTCAATGCTGATCTTCAGCGGAAATTTGTGGAGCGCATTTCTCAGTTGTTTGGTGATTCAACTACACAATATGTCCAAATACGATCGGTGACACCACACCTTGACTCAGATAGCACCATTGTTAGCTTCTACAACACGAGTTTGTACAAATCCCACAATCGTTGCCCTGAGGAGGAAATTGAAGCAGTTCGCAGTGTATATTTGGTCAAGGATCACATGGTTCGTGATCATGTCAAGAAGGTTCTTGGACCCGAATTAAATCTCACCAATATGCAAGCGTTACCATTAGGCTTATGTCACC CTCAAACTGACGATATACATCGCGGCCATGTACCTATGAAGCCCGATCAGCCAACTCTGAAATCCAGCTTCAGTGAAGAGTATATGTACACGATCATACTTCCGGCTGTGATTATAATTAGTATGATTATAATCGCTTTGCTTATTGCGTGTTGTCTGCATCGCCGCCGTCGTAAGAGTGGCAAAATGGAGCTGG GAGATGAGGAGGAGCGCAGATCCTTCCGTAAGAAAAATATTCCTGTTATTTTCCAAGATGAGTTGGACGAAAAACCTGAAATTGGCAACAAGAGCCCAATCATACTTAAGGACGAGAAGCCACCATTGTTGCCACCATCCTACAACACCTCCAATATGAATG GCGATAACGATGTAGATGAATATGTGCCACCGCCAGCTGTTGTAGTCGGAGGTCGCGAAGCGCGAGGGAAATCACCAGCTACGCCATCCTACCGGAAACCACCACCATATGTTTcgccataa